The proteins below are encoded in one region of Levilactobacillus namurensis:
- the groL gene encoding chaperonin GroEL (60 kDa chaperone family; promotes refolding of misfolded polypeptides especially under stressful conditions; forms two stacked rings of heptamers to form a barrel-shaped 14mer; ends can be capped by GroES; misfolded proteins enter the barrel where they are refolded when GroES binds), with protein MAKELKFSEDARSAMLAGVDKLADTVKTTLGPKGRNVVLEQSYGNPTITNDGVTIAKSIELENHFENMGAKLVSEVASKTNDIAGDGTTTATVLTQAIVNEGMKNVTAGANPVGIRHGIELATNAAVKALHKMSHDVKTKDDIAQIASISSASKETGSLIADAMEKVGNDGVITIEESRGVDTSLDVVEGMQFDRGYMSQYMVTDNDKMEANLDNPYILITDKKISNIQDILPLLQSVVEQSRSLLIIADDITGEALPTLVLNKMRGTFNVVAVKAPGFGDRRKAMLQDIAVLTGGTVITDDLGLNLKDTTIEQLGQAQKVNVTKDNTTIVEGAGSKDQIADRVAEIKGQIADTTSEFDRDKLKERLAKLAGGVAVVRVGAATETELKERKYRIEDALNATRAAVEEGFVPGGGTALIDVIKDVASVKADGDAQTGINIVLRALEEPVRQIAQNAGVEGSVVVEHLKGEKPGIGYNAADDKYEDMVAAGITDPTKVTRSALQNAASVSALLLTTEAVVADKPDKNAAAPAAPAGQPGMGGMM; from the coding sequence ATGGCTAAAGAATTAAAATTTTCTGAAGACGCACGTAGCGCAATGTTAGCCGGTGTCGACAAGTTAGCCGACACGGTTAAGACCACCTTGGGCCCTAAAGGCCGGAACGTTGTTTTGGAACAAAGTTACGGTAACCCAACCATCACGAATGATGGGGTAACGATTGCCAAGTCCATCGAATTGGAAAACCACTTCGAGAACATGGGGGCTAAGTTAGTCTCCGAAGTTGCTTCCAAGACCAACGACATCGCTGGTGACGGGACCACGACTGCCACGGTTCTGACGCAAGCCATCGTGAACGAAGGCATGAAGAACGTCACGGCCGGTGCGAACCCAGTTGGCATTCGTCACGGAATCGAATTGGCAACCAACGCGGCGGTCAAGGCCTTACACAAGATGTCTCACGACGTTAAGACCAAGGACGACATCGCCCAAATCGCTTCTATTTCTTCCGCCAGCAAGGAAACCGGTTCTTTGATTGCTGACGCCATGGAAAAGGTTGGTAACGACGGGGTCATCACGATTGAAGAATCCCGTGGGGTTGATACCAGCCTCGACGTGGTTGAAGGGATGCAATTCGACCGTGGGTACATGTCTCAATACATGGTTACCGACAACGACAAGATGGAAGCTAACCTGGACAACCCTTACATCTTGATCACCGACAAGAAGATTTCTAACATTCAAGACATCTTACCATTACTGCAATCAGTTGTTGAACAAAGCCGTTCATTACTGATCATTGCGGATGACATTACCGGTGAAGCTTTGCCAACGCTGGTTCTGAACAAGATGCGGGGAACCTTCAACGTGGTCGCTGTGAAGGCACCTGGCTTTGGTGACCGTCGTAAGGCCATGTTACAAGATATCGCCGTTCTGACGGGTGGTACGGTCATCACCGATGACTTAGGCTTGAACCTGAAGGACACGACCATCGAACAATTAGGTCAAGCTCAAAAGGTTAACGTGACGAAGGACAACACCACGATCGTTGAAGGTGCTGGTTCTAAGGACCAAATCGCTGACCGGGTAGCTGAAATCAAGGGTCAAATCGCTGACACGACCTCTGAATTCGACCGTGACAAGCTGAAGGAACGTTTGGCGAAGTTAGCCGGCGGTGTTGCTGTGGTTCGGGTCGGTGCTGCAACCGAAACTGAATTGAAGGAACGCAAGTACCGGATCGAAGATGCCTTGAACGCGACCCGTGCGGCCGTTGAAGAAGGCTTCGTTCCTGGTGGTGGAACTGCTTTGATCGACGTCATCAAGGACGTGGCTTCTGTGAAGGCTGATGGGGATGCCCAAACTGGGATCAACATTGTCTTACGGGCCTTAGAAGAACCAGTTCGTCAAATCGCCCAAAACGCTGGGGTCGAAGGTTCCGTTGTGGTTGAACACCTGAAGGGTGAAAAGCCTGGTATCGGCTATAACGCTGCTGATGACAAGTACGAAGACATGGTTGCTGCCGGCATCACCGACCCAACCAAGGTTACCCGTTCTGCTCTGCAAAACGCTGCCTCTGTTTCCGCATTGTTGTTGACTACGGAAGCCGTTGTGGCTGACAAGCCAGACAAGAACGCTGCTGCACCAGCTGCTCCAGCCGGCCAACCCGGTATGGGCGGCATGATGTAA
- the groES gene encoding co-chaperone GroES, whose product MLKPLGDRVILDQPQEEEETVGGIVLASNAQEKPQTANVVAVGDGRVLDNGEKVAPSVKVGDKVLFDKYAGTEVKYQDKTYLVLHEKDLVAVVD is encoded by the coding sequence GTGTTAAAACCATTAGGAGACCGTGTCATTTTAGACCAACCACAAGAAGAAGAAGAAACGGTTGGCGGCATTGTGTTAGCAAGTAACGCACAAGAAAAGCCTCAAACGGCCAACGTTGTTGCAGTTGGTGACGGTCGGGTATTGGACAATGGTGAAAAGGTTGCGCCAAGTGTCAAAGTTGGCGACAAAGTATTGTTCGACAAATATGCCGGTACTGAAGTGAAGTACCAAGACAAGACGTACCTTGTTTTACACGAAAAGGACTTAGTCGCTGTCGTTGACTAA
- a CDS encoding CidA/LrgA family protein, producing MAANDKASKTTETAKEEQDSPILIQMGIFAAILFVSSLLSPLFPASFPVPTPVMGLVILYVLLCTKIVKLRNVAKFGDFMISLIAFLFVPSGIQMAANLDIMRTQGVQIVLVTIIATIVMLICIAYTTAGFMWLSRHVFHRNTEVEE from the coding sequence TTGGCTGCTAATGATAAAGCTTCAAAGACGACCGAAACAGCTAAGGAAGAACAAGATTCACCTATCTTAATTCAAATGGGTATTTTCGCGGCTATTTTATTTGTATCTAGCCTGTTGTCCCCATTGTTCCCTGCATCCTTCCCTGTCCCAACGCCCGTTATGGGTCTGGTCATTCTGTACGTCTTACTTTGCACTAAGATTGTTAAGCTACGGAACGTTGCCAAGTTTGGGGATTTCATGATTAGTTTGATTGCCTTCTTGTTCGTCCCATCTGGGATCCAAATGGCCGCAAACTTGGACATCATGAGAACTCAAGGGGTTCAGATTGTGTTAGTTACGATTATCGCGACGATTGTGATGTTAATCTGCATCGCCTACACGACCGCTGGTTTCATGTGGTTAAGCCGGCACGTCTTCCATCGTAACACTGAAGTCGAAGAATAA
- a CDS encoding APC family permease, with amino-acid sequence MWRYLKRVLIGKPLKTMDEGGQALTKFKALALLSSDALSSVAYGTEQITTVLITLSAAALMYQLWVAALVLVLLFAITLSYQQIIHAYPSGGGAYVVASTNWGQSAGLVAGGSLLVDYMLTVAVSTTSGTEAITSAIPALYPYSVLISVLIVVGIMLLNLRGMKESAAFLTVPVYFFILMILGMVGVGLYNIVTGNITYHASASVGAPVQGMTLLLFFRAFSSGSSSLTGVEAISNAVPNFKEPKRHNAAATLAIMAGILAIFFAGITYLSYYMGIRPQSSQTVLSQIAGGVFGHGVLYYLLQLSTAAILAVAANTGFSAFPILAYNLAKDKFLPHVYLDRGDRLGYSNGIISLAVGAIVLIIIFHGQTTLLIPLYAVGVFVPFTLSQSGMIIHWFRTREGWWVGKAGINLLGALISLVLVIFLLFLHFANVWPYLIIMPLLLWMFYRIHQHYLNVARQLRVAEKAKAEVHQYDGATVIVLVSNITRVTAGAINYAQSIGDYVIAMHVSFDENPKKEHKTALEFKEEFPDIRFVDIHSSYRSIATPTLRFCDVIAKRAAERNFTTTVLVPQFVPRHPWQNVLHNQTALRLRAVLNSRENIIVSTYNYHLKE; translated from the coding sequence ATGTGGCGTTATTTAAAGCGGGTTTTGATTGGAAAACCCCTCAAAACCATGGACGAGGGCGGTCAAGCGCTGACCAAGTTTAAGGCCTTAGCACTGTTATCATCTGATGCGTTGTCCTCCGTGGCTTATGGTACTGAGCAAATCACGACAGTCTTAATTACCTTATCCGCCGCAGCCCTGATGTATCAATTATGGGTTGCTGCTTTGGTTTTAGTCCTGTTATTTGCAATCACGCTTTCTTACCAACAAATCATCCATGCTTACCCCTCTGGTGGTGGCGCCTACGTGGTGGCCAGTACCAACTGGGGTCAGTCGGCAGGATTAGTTGCTGGGGGCTCGCTGTTAGTGGATTACATGCTGACGGTGGCGGTTTCGACGACGTCTGGCACGGAAGCCATTACGTCGGCGATTCCCGCGCTATATCCGTATTCGGTTTTGATTTCCGTCCTGATCGTGGTGGGCATTATGTTGCTTAACCTCCGGGGCATGAAGGAATCGGCGGCCTTTCTGACCGTTCCCGTGTACTTCTTCATCTTGATGATTCTCGGCATGGTTGGTGTGGGACTCTATAACATCGTGACCGGGAACATTACCTATCACGCGTCAGCCAGTGTCGGTGCGCCCGTGCAGGGCATGACCCTGTTGCTATTCTTCCGGGCCTTCTCCTCCGGGTCATCATCACTGACTGGGGTCGAAGCCATCAGTAACGCCGTGCCGAACTTTAAGGAGCCCAAACGGCACAACGCGGCGGCCACCCTGGCCATTATGGCCGGAATTTTGGCCATCTTCTTCGCCGGGATCACCTACCTGAGTTACTACATGGGGATTCGGCCACAGTCGAGCCAAACGGTTCTGTCCCAGATTGCGGGCGGGGTCTTTGGCCACGGCGTGCTGTACTACCTCTTACAACTGTCAACGGCGGCCATTTTAGCGGTCGCTGCCAATACCGGGTTCTCGGCCTTTCCGATTCTGGCCTATAACCTGGCGAAGGATAAGTTCTTACCCCACGTGTACTTGGACCGGGGCGACCGGTTAGGGTATTCTAACGGCATTATCTCGTTAGCCGTTGGGGCGATTGTCCTGATCATTATCTTCCACGGGCAGACCACGCTACTGATTCCACTGTATGCGGTCGGAGTCTTCGTGCCGTTCACGCTGTCTCAGTCCGGGATGATCATTCACTGGTTCCGGACCCGGGAAGGTTGGTGGGTCGGCAAAGCTGGCATCAACCTGCTAGGGGCGCTGATTTCACTAGTCCTAGTGATTTTCCTGCTCTTCTTGCACTTCGCGAACGTCTGGCCATACCTGATCATCATGCCGCTGTTACTCTGGATGTTCTACCGGATTCACCAGCATTACTTGAACGTGGCCCGGCAACTACGGGTCGCGGAGAAGGCCAAGGCGGAAGTGCACCAGTACGACGGGGCCACCGTCATCGTGTTGGTCAGCAACATCACCCGGGTGACCGCGGGGGCCATCAATTACGCACAGTCGATTGGGGACTACGTGATTGCGATGCACGTGTCCTTTGATGAGAACCCTAAAAAGGAACACAAGACGGCATTGGAATTCAAGGAAGAATTCCCCGACATTCGGTTCGTGGACATTCACTCGTCTTACCGGTCAATTGCTACGCCAACGTTGCGGTTCTGTGACGTGATCGCCAAACGGGCGGCTGAGCGGAACTTCACTACCACGGTACTGGTACCGCAATTCGTGCCGCGTCATCCTTGGCAGAACGTCTTGCATAACCAGACGGCGTTGCGCTTACGGGCGGTCCTGAATTCCCGTGAAAATATTATTGTTTCTACCTATAATTATCATTTAAAAGAGTAG
- a CDS encoding YigZ family protein — METDYLTIQAAGHHELEIKKSRFIADLGRVATEEQAKAFIAEIIKREPKATHHCWAYLLGDHDEIQRESDNGEPSGTAGVPILTVLQRNHLHNSIAVVTRYFGGIKLGAGGLIRAYSNATSTGIEAVGVVKRVRQRAIQITVDYPNYDLLNHYLTENQISVLETDYTTAVTVTIAVDLPVVDQTQQALTDLLSNRLTMTLGAIDYHEVPVDVHATSHESAES, encoded by the coding sequence ATGGAAACCGATTATTTAACGATTCAAGCAGCCGGTCATCACGAACTGGAAATTAAAAAATCCCGCTTCATCGCCGACCTGGGGCGGGTGGCCACGGAAGAGCAGGCCAAAGCCTTCATCGCCGAGATCATCAAACGCGAACCCAAGGCCACCCACCACTGCTGGGCCTACCTACTGGGCGACCACGACGAGATTCAGCGGGAAAGTGACAACGGTGAGCCGTCCGGGACCGCCGGTGTGCCCATTCTGACCGTCCTCCAGCGCAACCACCTGCATAATAGTATCGCCGTGGTCACCCGGTACTTCGGGGGCATCAAGCTTGGCGCTGGCGGCTTGATCCGGGCTTACAGCAATGCCACTTCGACCGGTATCGAAGCCGTGGGGGTGGTCAAGCGGGTCCGGCAACGGGCCATCCAGATCACGGTCGACTACCCCAATTACGACCTGTTGAACCACTACCTGACCGAAAACCAGATCAGCGTCTTAGAGACCGACTACACCACGGCCGTGACGGTCACCATCGCCGTCGACCTACCCGTGGTGGACCAGACCCAACAAGCGTTGACCGACCTGTTAAGCAACCGGCTGACCATGACGCTAGGCGCCATCGACTACCACGAAGTCCCCGTCGACGTCCACGCCACCAGCCATGAATCGGCTGAATCTTAG
- a CDS encoding redox-sensing transcriptional repressor Rex: MTEQKIPRATAKRLPIYYRYLNILLDADKTRVSSTELSEAVKVDSATIRRDFSYFGALGKRGYGYDVESLIKFFRKILNQDRLTNVALIGVGNLGHALLNFNFHQDGNVRISAAFDVNDKIANTIQSGVPIYPMTELRTQLEEQQIQVAILTVPSEVAQQVTDEAVAGGVKGILNFTPLRVTVPKDVRVQNVDLTNELQTLIYFLEHYNKD; this comes from the coding sequence TTGACAGAACAAAAAATTCCGCGGGCGACAGCAAAGCGGTTACCGATTTATTACCGGTACCTGAACATCTTGCTGGACGCGGATAAAACACGAGTATCTTCGACGGAGCTTTCCGAAGCCGTCAAGGTTGACTCGGCAACGATTCGGCGTGATTTTTCGTATTTCGGTGCTTTAGGGAAACGGGGCTATGGTTATGACGTGGAAAGTCTAATCAAGTTCTTCCGGAAGATTTTGAACCAAGACCGGTTGACCAATGTGGCCTTGATTGGGGTCGGGAACCTAGGACACGCCTTATTGAACTTTAACTTCCACCAGGACGGTAACGTCCGGATCAGTGCGGCGTTCGACGTCAATGATAAGATCGCCAACACGATTCAAAGTGGCGTGCCGATTTACCCAATGACGGAACTTCGGACCCAACTGGAAGAGCAACAGATTCAGGTGGCCATCTTGACGGTGCCATCAGAAGTTGCCCAACAGGTCACGGACGAAGCCGTAGCCGGTGGTGTGAAGGGAATCTTGAACTTCACGCCGTTGCGGGTCACGGTGCCCAAGGATGTTCGGGTCCAAAACGTTGACTTGACTAACGAGCTCCAGACGTTGATTTACTTCTTGGAACACTACAATAAAGATTAG
- a CDS encoding ABC-F family ATP-binding cassette domain-containing protein: MILLQVQQVSRRFGAEVLFQNVNLDVAEHGRIALVGRNGAGKSTLLKMIAGETEPDAGQITKKRGLTIGYQAQNAGINSTKTVWNEMLSVFAKLQAMERIIHELEAEMSDPAISADPEKFQQVSSTYDQLQQDFSDQNGYGYQAEIRGVLHGFEFDESVYDKPITEMSGGQRTQLALAKLLLERPDLLILDEPTNHLDVETLTWLEGYLQGYPGAILIVSHDRYFLDHVATEVYDMAHGGLVHYQGNYSHFIDEKAERLRQEWKEYDKQQAEISKLEDFVNRNIVRASTTKRAQARRKQLEKMDRIDKPDADEKVARFRFTPRRQSGNVVLDVVNAAVGYRDQVLCQPINLDIKKHQAVAIVGPNGVGKSTLLKTILGKLPALAGQVIFGTGVDTGYYDQDQTLLHAKKSVLHELWDDHPTTPEGDIRAILGSFLFTGPDVDKTVHSLSGGEKARLLLTKLAMRHDNFLMLDEPTNHLDIDSREVLENALNEFDGTILFVSHDRYFINQVATQVIELSPEGTTRYLGNYDYYVDKKAEQDAYAAKEAAEAEAANPTVVAPKQTQVDYQQQKERSKAKRKLSRQVAALEEQMGKLEQQKTTIEQTMSLPENFNDAEKLGDLQAQLDQLTTQLDQVEDDWTTQSLALEDFDND; the protein is encoded by the coding sequence GTGATTCTGTTACAGGTCCAGCAAGTTTCCCGTCGGTTCGGCGCCGAAGTCTTGTTCCAAAACGTCAATCTCGACGTCGCGGAACACGGTCGCATCGCACTAGTCGGTCGAAACGGGGCTGGTAAATCGACACTATTAAAAATGATTGCCGGGGAAACCGAACCGGATGCGGGTCAGATTACCAAGAAGCGCGGCCTCACCATCGGCTACCAGGCACAAAACGCGGGAATCAACTCGACCAAAACCGTCTGGAACGAGATGCTCAGTGTGTTCGCCAAGCTACAAGCCATGGAGCGGATAATTCACGAACTCGAAGCGGAAATGAGTGACCCCGCCATCAGCGCGGACCCCGAAAAATTCCAACAAGTCAGCAGTACTTATGACCAGTTACAACAAGACTTTAGCGACCAGAACGGGTACGGCTACCAGGCCGAGATTCGTGGGGTCCTTCACGGGTTCGAGTTCGACGAAAGCGTCTACGACAAGCCCATCACCGAAATGTCCGGGGGACAACGGACCCAGCTGGCCTTGGCCAAGCTACTCCTGGAACGACCCGACCTGCTGATCCTCGACGAACCCACTAACCACTTGGACGTTGAGACCTTGACTTGGTTAGAAGGTTACCTACAAGGGTATCCGGGGGCCATCCTGATTGTCTCCCATGACCGGTACTTCCTCGACCACGTGGCCACGGAAGTCTACGATATGGCTCACGGCGGGTTGGTCCACTATCAAGGAAACTACTCTCATTTCATCGACGAAAAAGCGGAACGCTTACGCCAAGAGTGGAAAGAATACGATAAGCAGCAAGCCGAGATTTCCAAGTTGGAGGACTTTGTGAACCGCAACATCGTGCGGGCGTCCACCACCAAGCGGGCCCAGGCCCGGCGGAAACAATTGGAGAAGATGGACCGCATCGATAAGCCCGACGCGGACGAAAAAGTCGCCCGCTTCCGGTTCACACCCCGACGGCAAAGCGGTAACGTGGTGCTCGACGTGGTCAACGCCGCCGTGGGGTATCGTGATCAAGTCCTCTGCCAACCCATCAACCTCGACATCAAGAAGCATCAGGCCGTCGCCATCGTGGGCCCCAATGGCGTGGGCAAGTCCACCCTGCTCAAGACCATCTTAGGTAAATTGCCCGCTCTGGCCGGTCAGGTCATCTTCGGGACCGGTGTCGATACCGGGTACTACGACCAAGACCAAACGCTCCTGCACGCGAAGAAATCCGTCTTACACGAGCTCTGGGATGACCACCCGACGACTCCCGAAGGCGACATCCGGGCTATCCTGGGAAGCTTCCTCTTCACGGGACCGGACGTCGACAAGACCGTCCACAGCCTCAGTGGTGGTGAAAAGGCGCGTCTGTTGCTGACCAAGTTAGCCATGCGTCACGATAACTTCCTGATGCTGGACGAACCCACCAACCACTTGGACATCGACAGTCGGGAGGTTCTGGAGAACGCCCTCAACGAATTCGACGGGACCATCCTCTTCGTCTCCCACGACCGGTACTTCATTAACCAGGTCGCCACGCAGGTGATTGAGCTCAGTCCTGAGGGGACCACCCGGTACCTGGGGAACTACGACTACTACGTCGACAAGAAGGCCGAGCAGGACGCTTACGCTGCTAAGGAAGCCGCCGAAGCTGAGGCCGCTAATCCCACGGTGGTTGCGCCGAAGCAGACCCAGGTCGATTACCAGCAGCAAAAGGAGCGGTCCAAGGCTAAACGGAAACTGTCGCGTCAAGTTGCCGCGCTGGAAGAACAGATGGGCAAATTAGAACAACAAAAAACGACCATCGAGCAGACCATGAGTCTCCCCGAGAACTTTAACGACGCGGAAAAGTTGGGTGACTTACAGGCCCAACTCGACCAACTGACCACGCAACTCGACCAGGTCGAAGACGACTGGACCACTCAAAGTTTGGCGTTAGAAGACTTCGATAACGATTAA
- the lrgB gene encoding antiholin-like protein LrgB has translation MISLAATPHMAVWGKWLGDALGTNAAGASAGNAIFGIFLSLMVYLIGQWLFKISKGFFLFQPLFVGMVLGIFILFLLAKAFGTDTATFYKSAYLPGGNIIFWFLNPATIAFAIPLYRRNDIVKRFWLEIVLSLIIGLVISLFVIYFVAKLFGLDNSGIASMLPQAATTAIAMPVATSVGGNSAITAMACIINAVLIYALGDFLVKIFRLNSDPIGAGLGLGTSGHTVGTAKAIQLGSIQGSMASIAVVVVSIVVDIVVPPFAQMMGLY, from the coding sequence ATGATTAGTTTAGCTGCTACCCCACATATGGCAGTTTGGGGAAAATGGCTCGGCGACGCCCTCGGGACTAACGCCGCTGGTGCTTCTGCCGGTAATGCTATCTTTGGTATTTTTCTTTCATTAATGGTTTACTTAATTGGTCAATGGCTCTTCAAAATCAGTAAAGGGTTCTTCTTATTCCAACCACTGTTCGTTGGGATGGTCTTAGGGATCTTCATTCTGTTCTTGTTGGCTAAGGCCTTCGGAACGGACACTGCAACGTTCTACAAGTCCGCTTACTTACCAGGTGGGAACATTATCTTCTGGTTCCTGAACCCTGCAACGATTGCGTTCGCGATTCCGCTGTACCGTCGGAACGATATCGTTAAGCGTTTCTGGTTGGAAATTGTCCTTTCCCTGATCATTGGGTTGGTTATTTCCCTGTTCGTCATCTACTTTGTTGCCAAGCTGTTCGGCCTGGACAACTCTGGGATTGCGTCCATGTTACCACAAGCCGCAACCACTGCGATTGCGATGCCAGTTGCCACTTCCGTTGGTGGGAATTCCGCTATTACGGCCATGGCCTGCATCATCAACGCCGTCTTGATCTACGCCTTGGGTGACTTCTTAGTTAAGATCTTCCGTCTGAACTCCGACCCGATTGGTGCCGGACTTGGGTTAGGGACTTCTGGACACACCGTTGGTACTGCCAAGGCTATCCAATTAGGGTCCATCCAAGGTTCCATGGCTTCCATCGCCGTGGTTGTTGTGTCGATTGTTGTGGACATCGTGGTTCCACCATTCGCACAGATGATGGGTCTCTACTAA
- a CDS encoding sulfite exporter TauE/SafE family protein produces MLVLVYGFLIGGFISLMGGGGAAMYLGVLTSQLGIATAVAAPTSLIVAIPALIFGCITQIRIHNVQFSLGNRMIVAAVPGILVGTGVSPLIPDQIYDWVVGTILIVMGLIVVYRAFRPDQHQVTGSARAWTAAGLGLLSGLMVGIGGLTGGGPTVAGLSILGLNALSAAGTSTYVLSVMAVIGAVSHLFTGTIDWLAGISLMVGSVIGAVATPLVLHRFDLTKVSRWLTPIMGLVIVYFGVSIFLK; encoded by the coding sequence GTGTTGGTACTTGTATACGGGTTCTTGATTGGGGGTTTCATCAGTCTGATGGGTGGTGGGGGCGCCGCCATGTACTTGGGGGTGCTGACCAGCCAACTAGGTATCGCAACGGCGGTGGCGGCCCCCACGTCCCTGATTGTGGCCATTCCAGCCTTGATTTTTGGTTGTATCACGCAGATTCGGATCCACAACGTGCAGTTCAGCTTGGGGAATCGGATGATCGTCGCGGCCGTTCCGGGAATTTTGGTGGGGACGGGGGTCTCCCCGTTGATTCCTGATCAGATTTACGATTGGGTCGTGGGCACCATTTTGATTGTCATGGGTCTCATCGTGGTGTACCGTGCATTTCGACCGGACCAGCACCAGGTTACGGGTTCGGCTCGCGCTTGGACAGCCGCAGGATTGGGCCTTTTAAGCGGGCTCATGGTTGGAATTGGTGGGTTGACCGGTGGTGGCCCCACCGTTGCCGGACTGTCGATTTTGGGGCTAAATGCGTTGAGTGCGGCCGGGACCTCGACCTATGTTCTAAGTGTCATGGCCGTGATTGGCGCGGTTAGCCACCTGTTTACCGGGACCATCGACTGGTTGGCCGGTATCAGTCTGATGGTGGGGTCGGTAATTGGTGCGGTCGCAACACCGCTGGTTTTACACCGGTTCGACCTCACTAAGGTCAGTCGCTGGTTGACCCCCATCATGGGACTGGTGATCGTGTACTTTGGGGTCAGCATCTTTTTAAAGTAG
- a CDS encoding glycosyltransferase family 4 protein, producing the protein MKFEIIVSLFATMIISAVLTPFVRRFAFKIGAVDKPNQRRVNKIPMPTLGGLAIFIAFTFSTMFLLRNQMPTQQLWGLFGGECIIVAEGMIDDVYELKPHQKVIGQLLAAVEVYFVAEVRMRYLTLPFIGTWHLGLLALPITLLWIVAIINAINLIDGLDGLATGVSIIALTTTGITGLFFLNLANTWVAIMIFALVAAMVGFLPYNFFPARIYLGDTGAQFIGFMIACFSLYGLKNVTFISVIIPVIILGVPITDTVYAMIRRILNRQPISHADKHHLHHRLMQLGLTHRQTVLVIYGIALIFSFIALLYPLSTIWGSVLLTIAILIGLELFVEAIGLVGSNRQPLLHWIKRIVKQFTSKTSD; encoded by the coding sequence ATGAAATTTGAGATTATCGTTAGCCTATTTGCTACCATGATTATCTCTGCGGTCCTCACACCGTTTGTGCGCCGATTTGCGTTCAAAATCGGGGCCGTGGATAAACCCAACCAGCGACGGGTGAATAAGATCCCTATGCCGACATTGGGCGGGTTAGCGATTTTTATCGCGTTTACCTTTTCCACCATGTTCCTGTTGCGTAATCAAATGCCTACGCAACAACTCTGGGGCCTGTTCGGCGGTGAATGTATCATCGTTGCCGAAGGGATGATTGATGATGTTTATGAATTAAAACCGCACCAAAAGGTGATTGGTCAGCTCTTGGCGGCCGTTGAAGTCTACTTCGTGGCCGAGGTACGAATGCGTTACCTGACCTTACCATTCATCGGGACCTGGCACCTAGGACTCTTGGCGTTGCCGATTACTTTGTTGTGGATTGTCGCCATTATCAACGCCATTAACCTGATCGATGGGTTGGATGGTCTGGCGACCGGGGTTTCGATTATTGCGTTGACCACCACCGGGATTACCGGCTTGTTCTTCTTGAATCTGGCGAACACTTGGGTTGCGATTATGATTTTTGCGTTGGTGGCCGCCATGGTTGGCTTCCTTCCTTATAACTTCTTCCCAGCTCGGATCTATCTAGGCGACACGGGGGCCCAGTTTATTGGGTTCATGATTGCCTGCTTCTCCCTGTACGGGTTGAAGAACGTGACGTTTATTTCGGTGATTATTCCTGTGATTATCTTAGGGGTGCCGATTACCGATACCGTCTACGCTATGATCCGGCGCATCCTGAACCGGCAACCCATCTCCCACGCGGATAAACACCACTTGCATCACCGGTTGATGCAGCTGGGCTTGACCCACCGGCAGACGGTCCTGGTGATTTACGGGATTGCGTTGATTTTCTCGTTCATCGCCTTGCTGTACCCCTTATCCACGATTTGGGGCTCGGTCCTGTTGACCATCGCCATCTTGATTGGTTTGGAACTCTTCGTGGAAGCGATTGGGTTGGTCGGGTCGAACCGCCAGCCGCTATTGCACTGGATTAAGCGGATCGTGAAGCAGTTTACCTCGAAAACATCGGATTAA